The region TTTCCGCAGCGCCAGCGGAAGAAAATCCTCCTTGCCTTTACTCTAAACCAAATAACAGTGTTTTGGAAACAATTTAAATAAAACTCAATAGAACTTTGCCTCAAATAATAAAAAGACTTAGAAATTTTAATTTGTCTGAGCTTTTTTCAGCGAGTTATTAAAATTTCTTAGGCTTTTTATTAATTGAGGCTTAGTTCTATGAGTTTTATTTAATGTTTCCAAAATACCGTTATTTGGCAGTTTAACCCCTGAATCTATATCCGGCACCCCAAACAGTTTCAATATATTCCGGATTAGAAGTGTCCTTTTCAATTTTCTCTCTTATCTTTTTTATATGAACCGTAACTGTAGCTATTTCACCTAAAGAATCCATTCCCCATATCTTATCAAATAGCTCTTCTTTGCTAAAAACTCTATCTGGATTTTGAGCCAAGAACACTAAAAGGTCAAATTCCTTAGCTGTAAATTGTACTTCACGGTCATTTACAAAAACCTTTCTAGATGCTTTATTTATATTAAGACCTCTCACTTCAATTTCATTATACAAATCGTCACCATTACTATTTACTAATCTCTCATATCTGCTTATATGTGCCTTAACTCTTGCCACAAGCTCACTAGGGCTGAAAGGTTTTGTCATATAATCATCAGCCCCAATTCCCAGACCTCTTATCTTATCTATATCCTCTTTCTTTGCAGATACCATTAAAATAGGGATATTTTTTATTTTTCTTATTTGCTTACATACCTCAAAACCATCTAATTCAGGCAGCATTAAATCAAGTATAATAAGATTATAATTTTGGTTTTTTGCAGCTTCCAGTCCAGATTTTCCTGAAGTCTCTATATCAACTTTAAAATTACTAAGTTCTAGATAATCTTTTTCAAGTTCTGCTATACTAACTTCATCTTCAATAATTAAAATCTTTTTCATTTTAATACCCCCAAATATAATAGTCTCATATCATTTTCCTATAATTATATCCTTATGAGTTACTTTATTCAAATCTTAATGCTTCCATAGGACTCAATTTTGATGCTTTGTTTGCAGGATATATACCAAATACTATACCTACAAGAACAGAGAATAAGAACGAGCCTAAAACCACATTAGTTGAAATAGCAACATTGGTTTTTAATACTA is a window of Clostridium pasteurianum DNA encoding:
- a CDS encoding response regulator transcription factor, yielding MKKILIIEDEVSIAELEKDYLELSNFKVDIETSGKSGLEAAKNQNYNLIILDLMLPELDGFEVCKQIRKIKNIPILMVSAKKEDIDKIRGLGIGADDYMTKPFSPSELVARVKAHISRYERLVNSNGDDLYNEIEVRGLNINKASRKVFVNDREVQFTAKEFDLLVFLAQNPDRVFSKEELFDKIWGMDSLGEIATVTVHIKKIREKIEKDTSNPEYIETVWGAGYRFRG